In one window of Vibrio sp. JC009 DNA:
- a CDS encoding TusE/DsrC/DsvC family sulfur relay protein, whose amino-acid sequence MFEYNGKQIETDNEGYLLNFEEWEEGMIQILAQEEGIELTDEHLEIIHFVRNFYKEFNTSPAVRMLVKAVEKEHGPEKGNSKYLFKLFKKGPAKQATKLAGLPKPAKCL is encoded by the coding sequence ATGTTCGAATACAACGGAAAACAGATAGAAACAGATAACGAAGGCTACCTGCTTAATTTTGAAGAGTGGGAAGAAGGCATGATCCAAATCCTGGCTCAGGAAGAAGGCATTGAGCTGACAGACGAACACCTGGAGATTATCCACTTTGTCCGAAATTTCTATAAAGAGTTTAATACCTCCCCTGCTGTACGTATGCTGGTCAAAGCGGTAGAAAAAGAACACGGGCCGGAAAAAGGCAACAGTAAATATCTGTTTAAGCTGTTTAAGAAGGGGCCGGCTAAGCAGGCAACTAAACTGGCTGGGTTACCTAAGCCGGCTAAGTGTTTATAG